One genomic segment of Helianthus annuus cultivar XRQ/B chromosome 14, HanXRQr2.0-SUNRISE, whole genome shotgun sequence includes these proteins:
- the LOC118486517 gene encoding alpha/beta-gliadin clone PW1215-like, with protein MKKLQQQRALAAANREMNPQDMINRRLANFHILATTAADPNLEQLIAPQPLPLFPTQPMEIEANPENQIPMPAFDPAEIPRVPAPHPPDYDLWFNDHRDYEQRYPIPDEPMQDLVGPYPDLDPLDPYYDNDQYIREILENPYPYEEPMPQFPDPVPAPAPPMSTKNVQELRTFGEEILEGSQRMRQIVERLVWKYDERNMEFWMNPYH; from the coding sequence ATGAAAAAGTTACAGCAGCAGAGAGCCTTAGCAGCTGCGAATAGAGAAATGAACCCTCAGGATATGATCAATAGGAGACTGGCAAACTTCCACATACTAGCAACCACAGCCGCCGACCCGAATCTAgaacaactcatagcaccccagccGTTACCACTATTTCCCACACAACCAATGGAAATTGAAGCcaacccagaaaaccaaatcCCAATGCCTGCTTTTGACCCAGCTGAGATTCCTAGAGTACCAGCACCCCATCCCCCAGACTATGACCTATGGTTTAACGACCATAGGGATTATGAACAACGCTACCCAATACCAGACGAACCCATGCAAGACCTAGTAGGACCCTACCCAGACCTGGACCCTCTAGACCCCTATTATGATAATGATCAATACATCAGGGAAATTCTAGAGAACCCGTACCCTTACGAAGAACCAATGCCCCAGTTCCCAGACCCAGTACCAGCCCCTGCACCACCCATGAGCACTaagaatgtgcaagaactccgaacctttggtgaggagattttagaaggAAGTCAAAGGATGAGGCAGATAGTTGAAAGGCTAGTGTGGAAATATGACGAGCGTAACATGGAATTTTGGATGAACCCGTACCAttga